A genomic region of Trifolium pratense cultivar HEN17-A07 linkage group LG3, ARS_RC_1.1, whole genome shotgun sequence contains the following coding sequences:
- the LOC123914967 gene encoding uncharacterized protein LOC123914967: protein MPKKSSKPTMGDRIDVLEEQVMNVQVTLEKFAKQLNDQGEKFSQQMLDQSKFLSELSKQFGSLREVNSGGSVNSVGDQSQGESRLSGKKVKLPVFDGEDPVAWITRAEIYFDVQNTMDEMRVKLARLSMEGATIHWFNLLRETEDDLTWEKLKRALIARYGGRRLENPFEELATLKQSGSVEEYVEAFELLSSQVGRLPEEQYLGYFMSGLKPQIRRRVRTLNPLSRMQMMRIAKDVEDELKEVDEDEGRGMSKKGVQDRGIKNEWAGSMNKGRYGPNPNRPANSGLSNLNQKLGSTGSNSNSSSSMASTGRSGPWKGVRSFQNNEIVERRAKGLCFKCGERWHPTMHKCPEKALRVLILGEGETMNEDGEIISLEEEVSEEEEEVEVECKSLGVLGSMNGYRTMKIEGKVEDVDVLVLIDSGASHNFISPQISTALGLSVSPIAEKSIKLGDGHKIVSKGMCKGVKIQLGPLEVVVDALVLELGGLDMVLGVAWLSTLGKVVMDWRTLSMQFWQDKKEVKLQGQGSKPEGYLNTFLEDKQCKMGAEMWWSLQQTEKESSSEIPSDLEEILQQFHEVFKDEIQLPPERSQVHHIKLFPGHGAINVRPYRYPHHQKEEIERQVAELLNAGVIRQSMSEYSSPVILVKKKDKSWRMCVDYRALNKATIPDKYPIPIVDELLDELYGSNIFSKIDLKSGYHQIRVHDDDIHKTAFRTHNGHYEYLVMPFGLMNAPATFQSTMNDIFRPFLRKFVLVFFDDILIYSKNVKEHQTHLHQVLSILLSNQFVANKAKCKFGCKQIDYLGHIISGEGVSVDPEKIKCMLEWPEPKNVKGVRGFLGLTGYYRKFIRNYGKLAKPLTELTKKDSFVWGSEATIAFNVLKQIMTSPPVLVLPNFEIPFEVECDASGRGIGAVLMQQRKPIAFFSKALSEGNLAKSIYEKELMALVLCIQHWRHYLLGKQFTVYTDHKSLKHFLQQRITSPDQQGWLAKLLGYQFEVKFKPGMENKAADALSRCYDDIELKTLLSYPQWVDSKKLLDEVHNDTEIQKLIQELQTNPDAKPGFAVKHGVLFYHDRLVLSSKSPSIPLLLEEFHSTPSGGHSGFLRTYR, encoded by the coding sequence CGAGGGCTGAGATCTATTTCGACGTTCAGAACACTATGGATGAAATGCGTGTTAAGCTAGCGCGATTAAGCATGGAGGGAGCAACCATTCACTGGTTCAATCTCTTGCGTGAAACAGAGGATGATCTGACTTGGGAGAAATTAAAAAGGGCGTTAATCGCACGATATGGAGGCCGTAGGCTGGAAAATCCGTTTGAGGAGCTAGCAACGCTGAAGCAGAGTGGGAGTGTGGAGGAATACGTTGAGGCGTTTGAGTTGTTATCGTCTCAAGTGGGTCGACTCCCTGAGGAACAATATTTGGGGTATTTTATGAGTGGTTTGAAACCACAAATTCGACGGAGGGTTCGTACCTTGAATCCTTTAAGTCGTATGCAGATGATGAGAATCGCGAAGGACGTCGAAGATGAATTGAAAGaagttgatgaagatgaagggAGGGGTATGAGTAAAAAGGGGGTGCAAGATCGTGGAATTAAAAATGAGTGGGCCGGGTCAATGAATAAAGGGAGATATGGGCCTAACCCGAACCGACCCGCTAATTCGGGTTTGTCAAACCTAAATCAGAAATTGGGATCGACGGGATCTAACTCAAATTCCAGTTCTTCAATGGCTTCCACAGGACGAAGCGGTCCTTGGAAGGGCGTCCGGAGTTTTCAAAACAATGAAATCGTAGAAAGGCGTGCTAAGGGTCTTTGTTTCAAATGCGGAGAACGGTGGCATCCGACGATGCATAAATGTCCAGAGAAGGCTCTTCGAGTTCTGATTCTGGGTGAGGGCGAGACGATGAATGAGGATGGAGAAATTATTTCTCTAGAGGAAGAGGTGTctgaggaggaagaagaagttgagGTAGAGTGTAAGTCTCTTGGAGTGCTGGGAAGCATGAATGGCTATCGCACGATGAAGATTGAAGGGAAGGTGGAAGATGTGGATGTGTTGGTACTCATTGATAGTGGAGCAAGCCACAATTTCATCTCACCTCAAATTTCTACTGCGTTAGGTTTGAGTGTTTCTCCAATAGCAGAAAAATCTATCAAATTAGGTGACGGTCACAAAATTGTTTCTAAGGGAATGTGTAAGGGAGTCAAAATTCAACTGGGACCTTTGGAGGTGGTGGTAGATGCGCTGGTACTGGAGTTGGGAGGTTTAGATATGGTGTTGGGAGTTGCTTGGTTGAGTACTCTGGGCAAAGTGGTGATGGATTGGAGAACCTTGTCTATGCAGTTTTGGCAGGACAAAAAGGAGGTGAAATTACAAGGACAGGGTAGCAAACCTGAAGGCTATTTAAATACCTTCTTAGAAGACAAACAGTGTAAGATGGGTGCTGAGATGTGGTGGTCTCTGCAACAAACAGAGAAAGAAAGTTCAAGTGAAATACCTTCTGATTTAGAAGAGATTCTGCAGCAATTTCATGAAGTCTTCAAGGATGAAATTCAATTACCTCCGGAAAGATCTCAAGTGCATCACATTAAATTGTTTCCCGGTCATGGAGCAATTAATGTCAGGCCATATAGATACCCTCACCATCAAAAGGAGGAAATAGAAAGACAAGTAGCTGAGTTACTCAATGCTGGTGTGATCAGACAAAGTATGAGTGAATATTCAAGCCCTGTGATTCTGGTGAAAAAGAAAGACAAGAGTTGGAGGATGTGTGTGGATTATAGAGCTCTAAATAAAGCAACAATTCCAGATAAGTACCCTATTCCCATAGTAGATGAGTTGCTTGATGAGTTGTATGGTTCAaatattttttccaaaataGACCTTAAATCTGGTTATCACCAAATTAGAGTACATGATGATGACATACACAAAACAGCTTTTAGAACACACAACGGCCACTATGAGTATTTAGTCATGCCTTTTGGACTAATGAACGCTCCAGCCACTTTTCAATCCACCATGAATGACATCTTCAGACcttttttgagaaaatttgtCCTGGTATTTTTTGATGACATTTTGATATATAGTAAGAATGTGAAAGAACACCAGACACATTTGCATCAAGTCCTCTCTATTTTGTTGTCAAACCAATTTGTAGCAAATAAGGCTAAGTGTAAGTTTGGCTGTAAACAGATAGATTATCTTGGACACATTATATCAGGAGAAGGAGTTTCTGTAGACCCTGAAAAAATCAAATGTATGTTAGAGTGGCCTGAACCAAAAAATGTCAAGGGAGTACGGGGTTTCCTTGGTTTGACAGGGTACTATAGGAAGTTCATCAGAAATTATGGAAAACTAGCTAAACCTTTGACTGAATTGACTAAGAAGGATAGCTTTGTGTGGGGGTCAGAAGCTACAATTGCTTTTAATGTTCTGAAACAAATTATGACATCACCTCCTGTTCTAGTACTTCCCAATTTTGAAATACCATTTGAAGTGGAATGTGATGCATCAGGCAGGGGAATAGGTGCAGTGCTTATGCAACAGAGGAAACCTATAGCATTTTTCAGCAAAGCTCTGTCTGAAGGCAACTTAGCCAAATCAATTTATGAAAAGGAATTGATGGCCTTAGTTTTGTGTATTCAGCATTGGAGGCATTATCTTTTGGGTAAACAATTCACAGTTTACACAGATCATAAAAGTCTCAAACATTTTCTCCAACAACGTATCACCTCTCCTGATCAGCAAGGATGGCTAGCAAAGTTACTAGGGTATCAATTTGAAGTCAAATTCAAGCCAGGCATGGAGAATAAGGCAGCTGATGCACTGTCTAGATGCTATGATGATATTGAGCTTAAGACTTTATTGTCTTATCCTCAATGGGTGGATAGCAAGAAACTACTAGATGAAGTTCATAATGATACTGAAATTCAAAAACTGATTCAAGAATTACAAACGAATCCTGATGCTAAACCTGGTTTTGCTGTCAAACATGGTGTGTTGTTTTATCATGACAGGTTAGTGTTGTCATCCAAATCTCCCTCCATTCCTTTATTGTTAGAAGAATTTCATAGTACTCCATCTGGGGGTCATTCTGGATTCCTTCGAACATATAGATGA